GTAGTACTGATTTATTGTATCTGCAATTATGAATTTAAAACTCATATAGGAATATAAAATTAGTAAATTTTATTAAATTATAATAAAAAATAGACAAATTTATATAGTTCTGAATATAATAAAGTATCATATAAATGTATATGAAATCCTTGGAAAGGATGAGTTATATGAAGGGAATAGATATTTACAGCGGAACTATTATAACAGACTGGAATGCTATTAAAGCAGACGGAGTTGAGGTCGTTTATATAAAAGCTACAGAAGGCTTAACCTATGTAAATCCACTTATGGACAGTCATTATAGAAATGCCAAAGATGTAGGATTAAAGGTGGGATTTTATCATTTTGCACGAAGAAATGATCCCACTAGAGAATATAATCACTTTATTAACACCATAAGTAAATATCATCAGGATTTGAGGCCTGTATTAGACTATGAAGAAAGTAATCCTGACTTTAATTTTATAAAAATATTTATGAATCAAAATGAAAGTCTTTTGTTTTATTCTAATCATAATATAGCAGATAGAAGCAGCATCTCCAAAAATAGAATATGGATTGCAGAGCCTAATACAAGACCCTCTAATACTAATGGATATGCTGGTATCCAATATAGCTGGAATGGCAGGGTAAATGGCATTCAGGGAAATGCAGATATCAATATATTCAGCAGGAATATATTGATGAATAATGAGAATTCCAGTAACCAGTTAACGGTAAATGAAAATAATAGAGTTAAGATAATACAAATGCAATTAAATAAGGTCTTAAAAAAAGGATTAGATGTTGATGGAAGCAATGGTTCTAAAACTAGCGCTGCTATAAAAGAATTTCAAGGTGCCATGGGACTTTTACAAGATGGCATATGGGGTCCAATGACAGTACAAGCTATAGAGGAAATATATGCAAGACCTACTGTTGGAATTAATTATTTCAGTTATATATACGCAACTAGATATATACAGTGGAGAGCTGGCGGTACAGTGGATGGTATTTTTGGAAATGAAACTAAAAGTAATGTTGAAAAGTGGCAGAAGAATCATGGGTTGGTTGTAGATGGAATTGTAGGTGCTGAAACCTGGAAAAAGCTTCTTGATTGAAAAAGCATGGTTATTAGTTATTAGGAAAGCTGTCTGACAATGTGTATGCATTGTCAGACAGCTTTTTTAGTTTTATAGCTTTGAAAATAATAGTTTCAAGCATTTTACTGTGAAAAAATTATGAACACTTAATTATTTATCGGCATAATCTATTATTAGATAAAAGTTAGTTTAAGGAAACTCTATTAAGTTTAACTAACTATGAAGATTTACAAAGGGGTGAAAAATTTATGAGAAAACTAAGTAATACTGATATTGGAGAATTTGTAACAGTACACAGTATTGATTCAAAAGGATTATTAAGGGAAAGAATGCTGGCATTAGGTCTTACAAAAGGTGCTTTAGTGGAAGTTGTTCATAGAGGACCATCAGGGGATCCTACTGTATATGATATTAGAGGGGCTATGATTGCACTTAGAAAAGAAGAAGCATGTCTTATAGAAGTTTCTTAAAGACATTTTAATAAAATAGTACTTATCAATAATTTGGAGGTTTGAAATGGGTCTTACTTGTCATTCAACAGGACTGGAAGTTTTAACAGAAATGTATGAAGTGGATAAAAGAGAAGATCAACAGATTTTTGCATTGGCAGGAAACCCTAATACGGGTAAGAGTACAGTTTTTAATGCTTTGACGGGATTAAGGCAGCATACAGGTAACTGGCCTGGAAAGACAGTAACAAATGCAAGAGGAGAATTTAAAGTAAAAGATAGGGAATATATACTTGTGGATTTGCCAGGGACTTATTCTCTATTTTCTTCTTCTGTAGAAGAAGAAGTTGCCAGAGATTTTATTTGTTTTGGAAATTCCAATGCTACAATTGTTGTTACTGATGCTACTTGTCTTGAAAGAAATTTAAATCTAGTATATCAGGTTATGGAACTTACAGATAAAGTTATTTTGTGTATCAATCTTATTGATGAAGCGAAACGAAAGAAAATAACTGTTGATGGTAAAAAAATAGAAGATAAACTGGGAATTCCAGTAGTACTTACTGCTGCCAGAAGCGGTGTTGGAATAGAAGAATTAAAAGAAACTATAGCTAAAGTTACTTCAGGTGAGTTGCAGCCCACACCTAAAAAGATAATTTATCAGGAATATATAGAAAAAATGATACAGAAACTTAGCTCTGTAATAGAGGAAAAAATAAAAAATTTAAATACTAGATGGCTTTCTTTAAGACTCATAGATGGGGATGAAGGCATTAGAAAGACAATAATTAACAAACTTAAAAAGGAAGATGCAGATATTATATTGAAGACAGTGGAAGAAGTAAAAGGTAAATATGATAAGAAGGATATTAGAGATGATATTACTTATACAATATATAAAAGTGCAGAAGAAATAAAAAATGAATGTGTTCATGAAAATAAAATAATTAACAGAGATAGAGTAATAGATAAGTATATTACTTCAAGAATTTTTGGTATACCGCTTATGATAGCAATACTTGCATCGGTATTGTGGTTAACTATAGCTGGTGCCAATGTACCTTCAGATATGCTGGCAAGGGGATTATTTGCCATTGAAGATAAATTGACGCTTTTATTTACACAGCTTAATGCCCCTAAGTGGCTTCATGGGGTATTGATTCTTGGACTATATAAGACTATGGCTTGGGTAATTTCTGTAATGCTGCCGCCTATGGCAATATTCTTTCCTTTGTTTACTATTTTAGAAGATTTAGGGTATTTACCAAGAGTAGCATTAAATCTTGATCATCTATTTAAAAAAGCTTGTGCCCATGGAAAACAATGTCTTAGTATGTGTATGGGACTTGGATGTAATTCTGCCGGTGTTATAGGCTGCAGGATTATTGAATCCCCAAGAGAAAGACTTATAGCTATACTTACAAATAACTTTATTCCTTGTAATGGAAGATTTCCAACGATTATTGCCATTTCATCAGTTTTTCTCATTGCAAAGGGAGGCGGTGGCTTAAGTATACTTCCTGCATTAGCGGTTACAGGAATAGTTGTCCTTGGAGTAATAATGACTTTATTTATTTCACGTTTGTTGTCTAAAACTGTACTAAAAGGGTACCCATCAAGTTTTACATTAGAACTTCCACCTTATAGGATGCCGCAAATAGGAAGAGTAATATATACTTCAATTATAGACAGAACCATATTTGTGCTGGCAAGGGCTGTACTTATAGCTGCTCCAGCAGGAGTAATAACTTGGATTTTAGCTAATGTATATATAGGAAATTTAAGTGTTTTAGATCATGTAGTGACCTTTATAGACCCTTTTGCAAGATTTATAGGACTTGATGGTTATATACTCATGGCCTTTGTACTTGGAATACCAGCAAATGAAATAGTAATTCCTATACTTATTATGGCATATCTTTCTACAGGAACCATGGTGGATTTTCAAAGTATTGATTCACTTAGAGATATACTTCTTTCTCACGGATGGACCTATCTTACAGCTTTAAATGTATTGCTTTTTTCTCTGCTACATTGGCCTTGTGCTACTACACTATTGACTATAAGAAAAGAAACTGGAAGCATTAAATGGACGTTGTTTGCTGCAGCTATGCCTACGGGGATTGCCATAGTGGTATGTTTTATTACTACATCTATAGCTAGGATACTTGGATTATACTAGTAATTGTTTCAAATAATCAATTGATTAATTTTCTTACTAGTGGGAAAGGACGAAGCAAACGTCAAAGTGCAAAGTTCAAAGAACAAATATCAGATTTAGAAAAGTGATAGGAGTAAAGTTACCTATTAAGTTAAGAGTTAAGAGTTGAAAGTTGAGAGTGATGGATATTTTTCTTCCGTTACACTACAGAAAAATTTAGAATTAATAAATACAAACTTAAAAAAGGAGATTGGTTTATAAAAGGTTTTTGGGCGGTTAGCCCGGTGGTTTAGCAGTGATATTACATTAATATGATGAATCTACGTTGACTGAGTATTAGCATTTAGATAGTTGTTTTTATAGTCCGAAGGACTATAGGATTAATACCTACAATTTTGTATAGTTAAAAATATTTATTTGGTGGCTACTAGACTCGATTTTTCAATCATATTAAGTATAGAAAATATCGATGTTTAGATAGTTATTTGAAAGCTAAGAGCTGTAATACTTCATTTCTAACAAGGTGAAGATAACAGCTGCAACTTCTTCATGTAATTCATCTAAACTTATATTGTATATAGCTCTTGTTAAGGGGTATTTTATTAATAACATGGTCCTACGGACAGGTCAACAGAATTAACGAATGTTTAGTTATATTTTGAAAAATTTTATTACCTAAGTTAGTTGGCACAGCCGACCTACCGGTCTAAAAACCTATATTGCCATTTAAAATGTTAAATTATTAGTTCTAAAGCTTTTTTCGCAGTACAGCGAAGAAAAAGCATCAGTAACTCTTAATTCTTAATTTTTAACTCTTAACTAATTGTGAATTTTGTTGTAAAAGACAAAATCACCTTATTTGTTTTTTGGACTTTGATATTTGAACTTTTTTAAACTCTCCACTTTCCACTATCCACTTTCAACTGAGAAAAGGATTGTTTCGTCCTTTTCTCCTAGTATGAAAGTTAATTACATACTAAAATAATGTAATTAACTTTTAGTTTTTACTATTAAATTAGTATAAATTACATTTAAAATAATAAATATGTATGGATAGTAATATTAAGGGAGATATTGAATATCTATGTATGATTTAAATCTAGATCCCGTAAGTTTTCTAGATAAAGTTAGAAGCGATAGGGGAATAGAAGATTTAAGAGATTTTTTTAAGCAATTAACTGCAAAGGATTTAAAAGGGGCTAAAGACTTTATAAATGACAAAGATCTTCAATTTCCTACTTTGTTTGTTCTTAGAGATGAGATACAAAGAAATAATTTGGAAGATGTCCTAACTAAAAAGAATAAGATAGCATTATTAATAGTAAAAGAGATATTGACAGATAAAAGGGATAATCTAGCTTCTGAAAAATTATCCTTTGATTATGTACAGATGATTCACAATGTTCTAAAGTGGATCATTGAAACAGGCTTTAAAGATGATGGTATGGATGACGATTATGATAGAGTATTAGATATTTCTGCAATACTTCTAACAAAGATGTATAAGGATAAAACTATACTTAATATACTGGTAGATATGATTTTTGATAGATATAAAAAGGGAGCTTTGGTACATGATTTGGTATGGGCATTTTTTCAAATAGAAGATCCACAAAGTTTAATACTCATTGGAGAAAAACTATTGTCTTCCATACCAGAAGATGTGAAGATAGCAGCAAGATTATTAAATTTTATACCAGAAGTAGATAAGAGTATCACTAAAGAAAAGAAGTATACAACTTTTCTAAATTGGATGAAGGAGAACGGTTCATTTTTAGAATATACAGGAGAGAGTTTTCAACAAAAAACCAATCCTAGTCCTTACAAGGTAGTTTTAGAAGGAAAATATTTATGTAAAAATATATGTTGTGAAACTGGAAGGACTCTAGGTATTCCATCAAGAGAAGAAAATCAACTGTTAAATGGCTTTAAGAAATTAGATTATGATACAAAAATATTGCTTTCAAATTTTTCAATTAGAATACATCAAAAGAATATATATCTATGGGATGTATGGCTCCACTATTCTTTAGAGGATCAAATAAAGATTGCTAAGATAGGAGGAGTACAATGATTAAGATCAATGGAGATAAATTTGATATAGGTACCATAATAAATCAATATAAAGACAATAGCACAGAAGCATATACTTTAAAGAAAATGGCATCCGGTGAAGAGGTTCATGAATATGATTCATTGGATGAACTCAAATTTGAATTAAATCTGAGAAAAAATATTGTAAATGCAGCTATAGATCTTGATAAAAGCAATTTTGATTTTGCTGTTTTCCGTAAATCAAGAGCAAATTCTGAATATTGGGAAAGAACGCGTCAAGGTGGATTCCTATTGAGAAACGGAGTAAGTTCCGCTAGTGCCATAAATGATATTTATAAAAACAGTGGTAAATATGCTACTGAGTGTGCCACAGCTATGGTAATTGTGTATTATAAAGCAGTTTTGGATTCTTTTGGAGCAAGACTTTTTGATACTGTTTTCTCAAATATATATCTAATGAACTGGCATTATATTGATAGAAATCTTGGACTTGATATCAGTGATGACATATCAGATTTTTTACCAGGAGATTGCAGATATTTTAAAAATCCTGATGTGAATCCATTGACTCCAGAATGGCAGGGGGAAAATGTAATTGATTTAGGGAATGGTAAATATTATGGCCATGGAATAGGAATAAGAACAGCTGATGAAATAATTGAAGCTTTAAATGAAGAGAGATTTATGGGAGCAAGAAGATCTGCTTTTTTACTGGATTCTGCTACAAGACCGGATTTTAAACATCTGTTCTATATATATTTAAAGTCAGTTTCTAGGAATGAGGAAGCTCATAGACGAAGACATAGGCATCATTGAGGCAAGTTCTTAATTCAGGTGGGGATTCTTTTACCCCATCTGAATTTTAGAACTGCAAATGCATGGCTTACTTGGCGTTGAACTCCCACTTGAAGAAAAGCAGAGAACCAAAATCTTTTTTTTGATTTTGTGTGAATCGCTTTCACAGAGTGCAAGCAGACAAAACAAAATTTATTTTGTATTTGGTGTGAATCGCTGTACAGAGTGCGTGGGAGACTTACACCAAGTTAGTCAGGTTAAAATAGAAAAATTATAATTTATGGTATAAGTTACTATCAATTTATTTTACATAGATTGATAGTATTTTTAAATTTTATTGCCCAAATAAATTAAATTAATATATAATTAAATTATATATTAATTTAATTTATTATAACTAGGAGTTATCTATAATGAATATGGACTTGGAACTTTATAAAATTTTTTATACTGTAGCCTGTTGTAAGAATATTTCTCAGGCTGCAGAAATACTCTACATAAGTCAGCCTGCTGTAAGTAAAGCCATAAAAAAACTTGAAAATATTGCTGGAATCACACTGTTTTCAAGAAATTCCAGAGGGGTAAAATTAACTGCAGAGGGAAATATATTTTTTACTTATATAGAAAAAGCAATGGAAGAAATACAGATAGGAGAAAAGATATTATCAAAACTTAAAAAAAGGGAACAGGGTATTATAAAATTAGGAGTAAGTACTACCCTTTGTCAATATTTTTTGATACCTAGACTTAAAGAATTTATAAATAAGTATCCTGATATACAGATTAAAATCATAAATAAAACTACTTTTGATACTTTAAAATTAGTGGATGAAGGAGAAATTGATTTTGGAATTATAAGCTATCCTTTTGACTGTAGTAATTATAACTTTATAGAATTAGATATCATACAGGACATTTTTGTAGCTGGAAGGGATTATATTAAAGAAAAGCATATCAGTAATCTCCATGAAATACTTGAAAAATATAATTTAATGCTGCTAGAGCCAGGGAACATAACCCGTAAGTACATTGATAAATATTTTTTTGATAATAATATAATTGTAAAGCCAGAAATTGAGATAAGCAGTATGGATTTTTTAATTGAATTTGCTAAAATAGGATTGGGAATAACTGTTGTAATAAAAAATTTCATTGAAAAGGAGCTTCAATCTGGAGAATTAGTAGAAATCCCCGTTAAAGTACCTATACCTGAAAGAACTATAGGTATTGTTTCAAATAAAAAAATACCACTATCTATTGCAGCTCAGACTTTTGTAGAGTTTTGTACTAAATAATTTTCTATTTCTTAGAATAGAAGAAGCACGTATTTAGACAGTAAATATTATTAATATAAGGAGCAATATGTAATGAATATTCAAATTTTCGGTGTGAAAAAATGTTTTGATACTAAGAAAGCTGAAAGATATTTTAAAGAGAGAAAAATAAAATTTCAATTCATAGATTTAAACGAAAAAGCTTTAAGTAAAAGAGAGCTTGAAAGCGTAAGCAGATCTGTAGATATCAATGATTTAATTAATAGTAAAGCCAAAGAATATAAAAATTTAAATGTTGAACATATAAGAAATAATGCTGTTAAAGAGGAACTGCTTTTAAATAATGCTAAATTATATAAAACTCCTATAGTACGTAATGGAAAGGAAGCAACTGTAGGTTACATGCCAGAGATTTGGAAACTGTGGGAGTAAGGAGATAATTATGGAATTTGAATTTTTTAAAATAGAAACCTTTATACCAGAAGAATATGTGGAAGAGCTAAGAGAATGCTTAAATAGTATAGGTGCACTTACTATAGGCGGTAATTATGATAATTGTATGGCTGTTTCTAGAGTTACAGGATACTGGAGACCGTTAAGTGGAGCAGATCCTTTTAAAGGAGAAGCTTATAAGGTATCTAGAGAAATAGAATGTAAAATTGAGTTTTCTTGTAAAAGTGAGATATTGAAAGAGGTTTTAACAGTAATAAAGAAAGTCCATCCCTATGAAGTCCCAGTTATAAATGTGCTTCCAAACTTTTTGAAATAAATTTAATTTTACCATTTTCATAATTGATTATTAAGTTTATAATATATAGTTGTTGTAATAGAAATTGAAATTATTTTTAATCATAGATTGATCAATTAACAATCGTTTAATGAAAATATAAAATATTTTATTTAAGACATTTTAAAAGAAAAACAGGGGGGTTTTAAGTGTTTAGTGGAATTAATGATATTAACATACACAATGCAAATATTTTGAGTCAGGCATTACCTTATATTCAAAAGTACAGTGGAAAGACTGTTGTAATAAAATATGGTGGAAATGCAATGATAAATGAAGATTTAAAAAATTCAGTTATAAGGGATATAGTTCTCTTAAATTGTGTTGGAATTAAGGTAGTGGTTGTACATGGCGGAGGTCCTGAAATAAATGAGTATCTATCTAAGATAGGTAAGAAAAGTGAATTCGTAAATGGACTTAGAGTTACAGATGAAGAAACTATAGAAATAGTACAATCGGTACTGGCGGGAAAGGTAAATAAGGACATAGTATCATTAATAGATAAAAATAAAGGCAAGGCAGTGGGGTTATGCGGGATTGATGCCAATCTTTTAAAGGCAAAGAAAGTAGAACTTCAAGATGGAGTAGATATTGGATATGTAGGGGAAATTGTGGATGTAAATGATTCTATCATACAGCATTGCTTAGATGGAGGCTATATACCTGTTATATCTACAGTAGCTTTGGGTCAGGAAGATGGTAGACCATATAATGTAAATGCAGATTTGGCAGCGGCTAAAATAAGCAGTAAGTTAAAGGCAGAAAAATTTATTTTAATTACAGATGTGCCAGGAGTATTAATGAATCCAATGGATGAAACTTCGCTTGTTTCGGAACTTAAGACCCAAAATATATCTCAATTAATTGAGGATAAAGTTATATCTGGAGGGATGATTCCTAAGATTAATTGCTGTATTGAAGCAGTTAAAGGCGGGGTTAAAAGGACTCATATAATTGATGGAAGAGTACATCATTCGCTTTTACTTGAGATATTTTCTCATGAAGGTATAGGAACTATGATACTTAAATAACATTAATTATACTTAGTTTGATTTTTGTATATTGTTATTAAATAAATGAAAAACATATAATTCCGATTGGAATTATATGTTTTTCATTTATTTTGTAATATTTTATGATTATATTTAATATAATAAAATTACAGAATTGAAAGAATATTATTTTAATTCTGTAAAAAATAGATGTTTAAATTGATAAAAAATATAGTTTTATCTATAAAGAATAATGAAAAATGGTATTGACAGCCAAATTAAATAAAGGTATCATATAGTTGATAATGAATTTCATTATCAACTATATGGTGAGGTGATTTATATGAGTAAAGTAAATATCATTTATTGGAGCGGAACTGGTAATACTGAAGCTATGGCAAAATTAATTGCAGAAGGAGCACAGGAAAAAGGAGCAGAGGTTAAACTTTTAAATGTTTCAGATGCTAAAGAAGATGATGTAAAAGAAGCAGATGTTGTGGCCTTTGGATCACCTTCAATGGGATCAGAAGTTGTTGAAGAATCAGAAATGCAGCCCTTCTTAGATTCAGTATCTTCTATTGTCACAGGCAAAAAAGTAGCTTTATTTGGTTCTTATGGCTGGGGAGACGGTGAATGGATGAGAAATTGGGTATCAGAAATGGATAATTTAGGTGCTAATGTAGTAAATGATGGGTTAATTGTACAAGAGGCACCAGAAGGAGATTCAGCAGAAGATTGTAAAAATCTTGGTAGAGAATTAGTTTAGAAAAATATAAATAAAAAAATTAGAAATGGAAACAATAGATTTAGAAAAATATAAATAAAAAAGAGAGGATTGTTAGAAGATGGCAAGGAGAATTGAAAATTTTATTGATTTTATTGATTATACCAGAGAAAAAGATTATATGATGAATTTAATAACCTACGCAATATCTCCTACGATAGCCGGATATAAACCATCTTCTATAATTACTATATCAAATCAAAATAAGGGTATGTATGATCTATGGTATAAATATGGGGATGAATATATAGATAACATAAATTTAAAGGTATTTGAAATTATGCGAAAAGAAAATCTTATTATATTGCTGTTTTATAATGAGAAACTGTTGTCACAGATCTTGTTCCATGAAAATAATATGAATTTTTTACTGAAATTTGGGTATTCAAATTTAATGTCTTTAGATATGTGCTTACAATTATTAAAATATAGGTATCAATATATGGCTTGCCCTCATGAAGTTGGAATATTTTTGGGTATACCTGTAAAAGATGTAGAAGCTTTTATAGATTGTAACGGAAAACAATGTATACTCTGCGGATACTGGAAAGTTTATCATGATAGAGAAAAAGCTCTTAAAGTTTTTGAGAGCTATGATAAGACAAGAGAGAATGTTGTAAGGCTGTTAAAGCAAAAAGTTGAACCAATTGAAATGATTAATATGTTGAACTCGGAGGTTAGTACTGTATAATGTGAATTCCATACGTTACATAGTAGTATTAAACATTATAATTATCAAGATGAACTGGTATATTACCTTTAAGTTATTATGGTATAGAAATAAACTAGGAGTAATTTTTACTCCTAGTTTATTTCTATATTAAAATTCATTTCTTAATATTTTTGTTTTTAGTATTACAAGAAATACTTTGTGAGCAGTGGCCACAATCACAGCCACCAGAGGATTTTTTCTTAATATTTTTAATAAATAAAAATATTGCGGATGCTACTATAATAAGGGCTATAAGTATTTCTACTATATTTTGCACAAAATCACCTTCTAATTTAAATTACCAATAAGTTTAAAGAGTTTAAACAATTAGATACTTAAAGTTTATATTTATATTATATGATTAAAAGACCTATTCTATAAATAGTAAATGAGACTATCCAGGCTAATAATATTTGGTATACTATGGTAAATACAGTCATTTTACTGCCATATTCTTTTTTCATAGTTCCCAAAGCAGAAATACAAGGTGGATATAATAGCACGAAAACCAAAAATGCATAGGCAGTAACTGGCGTAAACAGTTTAGGAAGTAGTTCTGATAAATTTGCTCCATATAATACACCTAAAGTGCTTACTACTACTTCTTTTGCACCTAATCCAGTCAACAAGGCAACGGAATTTTGCCAGGTTCCAAATCCTAAAGGTTTAAATATTGGCACTAATATATGACCTATACCTGCAAGAAAGCTTGATTCAATATTTACCATACCTGTAAAGCCGAAATTTGATAGAAGCCATATTAAAACTGATATGGAGAAAATTATTGTACCAGCCTTTTTTACAAAACCTTTACCTTTATCCCAAGTATGAATTAAAAGGCTTTTTAATTCAGGAAGTTTATATTCAGGAAGTTCTATTATTAAAGGTTCTTCATCTTTTTTAAATATGGTACTTTTAAATAGTAAACCAATTATAAAAGCTATAAAAATTCCTAATAAGTATAGAGAACCTATTACTAAACCTTGGTGTTTTGGAAAAAAGGCAGCAGCTAGTAGTGCATAAATAGGTAATCTAGCATTGCAAGACATAAGGGGTACTAATAATGCAGTAAGTTTTCTGTCTTTTTCGCTTTCTAGAGTTCGTGAAGCCATTATAGCTGGAACACTGCATCCAAAACTAATAACTACAGGTATAAAAGCTTTGCCTGATAAACCCATCTTTCGCATTATGTTATCCATTAAGAAGGCAGTTCTAGCCATATAACCACTGTCTTCTAAAATTGATACACAGAAGAATAATGTAAGTATTATTGGAAGAAATACTATAACAGAACCAACTCCTCCAACTATGCCATCAACTATTAATGAACTAAACCAAGGGCTGGAAGAAGCTAGTGCTGAATGAAGCAGTGGAATTAAAGAATCATTTACTAAACCATCAAGTAAATCTTGAAGCGGTTGTCCCACCCAAGAAAAAGTTATTTTAAAAATTAAACATATAATTCCTATAAAAATTGGGTAAGCTAAAATTTTATTTAAAAGTATATTGTCAATTCTTTCTGTAGTGGACTTATTAATTTCCTTTGACTGGTCTGTACATTTATTAAGTATTGATTCTATATAGCTATAGGTTTCCTTTTCAGATTTAAAATTATAATCTTTCTCATCAATTGCTGTTGAAAAAGTAGTATTATTTAATGAATCTACTATTTTATCAATATCTTTATGCTTTGATGCAACTATAGGAATTACAGTTACATTAAGTTCTTTTGATAAACTTTTATAATCTATTGTAACCCCTTTTTTTAGAGCTACGTCGATCATATTTAAAACTAATATTATAGGCTTTTTAAACTGTTTTAACTGCATTGTAAGATATAGATTTCTATCTAAATTGGAGGCATCAACTATATTTACAATTACATCAACATCGTCATTTAATAAAAAGTTTTTTGAAACCTTTTCTTCATTAGAATAGGTATCCATAGCGTATATACCAGGTAAATCAACTA
This genomic window from Clostridium pasteurianum DSM 525 = ATCC 6013 contains:
- a CDS encoding peptidoglycan-binding protein encodes the protein MKGIDIYSGTIITDWNAIKADGVEVVYIKATEGLTYVNPLMDSHYRNAKDVGLKVGFYHFARRNDPTREYNHFINTISKYHQDLRPVLDYEESNPDFNFIKIFMNQNESLLFYSNHNIADRSSISKNRIWIAEPNTRPSNTNGYAGIQYSWNGRVNGIQGNADINIFSRNILMNNENSSNQLTVNENNRVKIIQMQLNKVLKKGLDVDGSNGSKTSAAIKEFQGAMGLLQDGIWGPMTVQAIEEIYARPTVGINYFSYIYATRYIQWRAGGTVDGIFGNETKSNVEKWQKNHGLVVDGIVGAETWKKLLD
- a CDS encoding FeoA family protein, with product MRKLSNTDIGEFVTVHSIDSKGLLRERMLALGLTKGALVEVVHRGPSGDPTVYDIRGAMIALRKEEACLIEVS
- the feoB gene encoding ferrous iron transport protein B: MGLTCHSTGLEVLTEMYEVDKREDQQIFALAGNPNTGKSTVFNALTGLRQHTGNWPGKTVTNARGEFKVKDREYILVDLPGTYSLFSSSVEEEVARDFICFGNSNATIVVTDATCLERNLNLVYQVMELTDKVILCINLIDEAKRKKITVDGKKIEDKLGIPVVLTAARSGVGIEELKETIAKVTSGELQPTPKKIIYQEYIEKMIQKLSSVIEEKIKNLNTRWLSLRLIDGDEGIRKTIINKLKKEDADIILKTVEEVKGKYDKKDIRDDITYTIYKSAEEIKNECVHENKIINRDRVIDKYITSRIFGIPLMIAILASVLWLTIAGANVPSDMLARGLFAIEDKLTLLFTQLNAPKWLHGVLILGLYKTMAWVISVMLPPMAIFFPLFTILEDLGYLPRVALNLDHLFKKACAHGKQCLSMCMGLGCNSAGVIGCRIIESPRERLIAILTNNFIPCNGRFPTIIAISSVFLIAKGGGGLSILPALAVTGIVVLGVIMTLFISRLLSKTVLKGYPSSFTLELPPYRMPQIGRVIYTSIIDRTIFVLARAVLIAAPAGVITWILANVYIGNLSVLDHVVTFIDPFARFIGLDGYILMAFVLGIPANEIVIPILIMAYLSTGTMVDFQSIDSLRDILLSHGWTYLTALNVLLFSLLHWPCATTLLTIRKETGSIKWTLFAAAMPTGIAIVVCFITTSIARILGLY
- a CDS encoding protein-glutamine gamma-glutamyltransferase; amino-acid sequence: MIKINGDKFDIGTIINQYKDNSTEAYTLKKMASGEEVHEYDSLDELKFELNLRKNIVNAAIDLDKSNFDFAVFRKSRANSEYWERTRQGGFLLRNGVSSASAINDIYKNSGKYATECATAMVIVYYKAVLDSFGARLFDTVFSNIYLMNWHYIDRNLGLDISDDISDFLPGDCRYFKNPDVNPLTPEWQGENVIDLGNGKYYGHGIGIRTADEIIEALNEERFMGARRSAFLLDSATRPDFKHLFYIYLKSVSRNEEAHRRRHRHH
- a CDS encoding LysR family transcriptional regulator; this translates as MNMDLELYKIFYTVACCKNISQAAEILYISQPAVSKAIKKLENIAGITLFSRNSRGVKLTAEGNIFFTYIEKAMEEIQIGEKILSKLKKREQGIIKLGVSTTLCQYFLIPRLKEFINKYPDIQIKIINKTTFDTLKLVDEGEIDFGIISYPFDCSNYNFIELDIIQDIFVAGRDYIKEKHISNLHEILEKYNLMLLEPGNITRKYIDKYFFDNNIIVKPEIEISSMDFLIEFAKIGLGITVVIKNFIEKELQSGELVEIPVKVPIPERTIGIVSNKKIPLSIAAQTFVEFCTK
- a CDS encoding arsenate reductase family protein, producing MNIQIFGVKKCFDTKKAERYFKERKIKFQFIDLNEKALSKRELESVSRSVDINDLINSKAKEYKNLNVEHIRNNAVKEELLLNNAKLYKTPIVRNGKEATVGYMPEIWKLWE
- the argB gene encoding acetylglutamate kinase; its protein translation is MFSGINDINIHNANILSQALPYIQKYSGKTVVIKYGGNAMINEDLKNSVIRDIVLLNCVGIKVVVVHGGGPEINEYLSKIGKKSEFVNGLRVTDEETIEIVQSVLAGKVNKDIVSLIDKNKGKAVGLCGIDANLLKAKKVELQDGVDIGYVGEIVDVNDSIIQHCLDGGYIPVISTVALGQEDGRPYNVNADLAAAKISSKLKAEKFILITDVPGVLMNPMDETSLVSELKTQNISQLIEDKVISGGMIPKINCCIEAVKGGVKRTHIIDGRVHHSLLLEIFSHEGIGTMILK
- a CDS encoding flavodoxin codes for the protein MSKVNIIYWSGTGNTEAMAKLIAEGAQEKGAEVKLLNVSDAKEDDVKEADVVAFGSPSMGSEVVEESEMQPFLDSVSSIVTGKKVALFGSYGWGDGEWMRNWVSEMDNLGANVVNDGLIVQEAPEGDSAEDCKNLGRELV
- a CDS encoding DUF3793 family protein, translated to MARRIENFIDFIDYTREKDYMMNLITYAISPTIAGYKPSSIITISNQNKGMYDLWYKYGDEYIDNINLKVFEIMRKENLIILLFYNEKLLSQILFHENNMNFLLKFGYSNLMSLDMCLQLLKYRYQYMACPHEVGIFLGIPVKDVEAFIDCNGKQCILCGYWKVYHDREKALKVFESYDKTRENVVRLLKQKVEPIEMINMLNSEVSTV
- a CDS encoding FeoB-associated Cys-rich membrane protein yields the protein MQNIVEILIALIIVASAIFLFIKNIKKKSSGGCDCGHCSQSISCNTKNKNIKK